A section of the Agromyces aurantiacus genome encodes:
- a CDS encoding methyltransferase family protein — MKDRGNWLVVAQFVLLALLVVLPFAWPLDTLWAGQQATVLAVLLIILGFVLAGAGAIALGRDLVVQVTPREGAPLRTSGAYRLTRNPIYVGLLVAAAGWVVWHARVDVIVVWVLLAIVLVAKARVEEHRLVARYGDEYREYAERTPLLLWRRGIR; from the coding sequence GTGAAGGATCGTGGGAACTGGCTCGTCGTCGCGCAGTTCGTGCTGCTCGCGCTCCTCGTCGTGCTGCCGTTCGCCTGGCCGCTGGACACGCTGTGGGCCGGTCAGCAGGCGACGGTGCTCGCGGTGCTGCTGATCATCCTCGGGTTCGTGCTGGCCGGGGCCGGCGCGATCGCGCTCGGGCGCGACCTCGTGGTGCAGGTCACGCCGCGCGAGGGCGCGCCGCTGCGCACGAGCGGCGCCTACCGCCTCACGCGGAACCCGATCTACGTCGGGCTGCTCGTCGCGGCGGCCGGCTGGGTGGTCTGGCACGCCCGGGTCGACGTCATCGTCGTGTGGGTGCTGCTCGCGATCGTGCTCGTCGCGAAGGCCCGGGTCGAGGAGCACCGCCTGGTCGCCCGCTACGGCGACGAGTACCGCGAGTACGCCGAGCGCACGCCGTTGCTGCTCTGGCGCCGCGGCATCCGCTAG
- a CDS encoding maltokinase N-terminal cap-like domain-containing protein yields the protein MDPAVAAIAEWMPAQRWYGGKGHAPLVRRIGAWELPSSESGVRVRSLLVMDDATRPPVLYQVPVVERPAAVPEASAHLIGILEDGTHLYDGPHDAAFTDALLDLIVHEGRAVAAGATAAGHYSGAPDAARPTPHAPATVLGGEQSNTSIIFRPEGAAPVICKVFRQLHHGENPDVTLATALAASGSPHVPPSVGDVIGEWDDIGRADGRARGHLAFAQEFLPGVEDAWRVALLAAAGGQDFTAEAHALGAAVAEVHRSLGAAFPRETASDALIAAIDAAWQRRLTIAVAEVPQLEAHRAEIEAYYARARAGAWPQLQRIHGDLHLGQVILSPGRGWLLLDFEGEPMRPMSERRRPDLPVRDVAGMLRSFDYVAGATELVHPERATEARAWAASARQAFIDGYVEASGTDLGKYRDLLAAFELDKAVYEAIYETRNRPDWAPIPLRAIEQLLAAGPLQASAPSGG from the coding sequence ATGGACCCCGCCGTCGCCGCCATCGCCGAGTGGATGCCGGCGCAGCGGTGGTACGGCGGCAAGGGTCACGCCCCGCTCGTGCGCCGCATCGGCGCGTGGGAACTCCCGTCGAGCGAGTCCGGCGTGCGCGTGCGGTCGCTGCTGGTGATGGATGACGCGACCCGGCCGCCCGTGCTGTACCAGGTGCCCGTGGTCGAGCGGCCGGCGGCCGTGCCGGAGGCATCCGCCCACCTCATCGGCATCCTCGAGGACGGCACGCACCTCTACGACGGGCCGCACGACGCCGCGTTCACCGACGCACTGCTCGACCTCATCGTGCACGAGGGTCGCGCCGTGGCTGCCGGCGCCACGGCGGCCGGCCACTACTCCGGGGCGCCGGATGCCGCGCGGCCGACGCCGCACGCGCCCGCGACGGTGCTGGGCGGCGAGCAGTCGAACACGTCGATCATCTTCCGGCCCGAGGGGGCCGCGCCCGTGATCTGCAAGGTGTTCCGCCAGCTGCATCACGGTGAGAACCCGGATGTGACGCTCGCGACGGCGCTCGCGGCATCCGGTTCGCCGCACGTGCCACCGAGCGTCGGCGACGTGATCGGCGAGTGGGACGACATCGGGCGCGCCGACGGCCGGGCGCGCGGGCACCTCGCGTTCGCGCAGGAGTTCCTGCCCGGCGTCGAGGACGCGTGGCGCGTCGCGCTGCTGGCGGCGGCGGGCGGGCAGGACTTCACCGCCGAGGCGCACGCGCTCGGCGCCGCGGTCGCCGAGGTGCACCGCTCGCTCGGCGCGGCCTTCCCGCGCGAGACGGCGTCCGACGCGCTCATCGCGGCGATCGACGCGGCGTGGCAGCGGCGCCTGACGATCGCGGTCGCCGAGGTGCCGCAGCTCGAGGCGCACCGCGCCGAGATCGAGGCGTACTACGCGCGCGCCCGGGCCGGCGCGTGGCCGCAGCTGCAGCGCATCCACGGCGACCTCCATCTCGGGCAGGTGATCCTCTCGCCCGGGCGCGGCTGGCTGCTGCTCGACTTCGAGGGCGAGCCGATGCGGCCGATGTCCGAGCGCCGACGGCCCGACCTGCCGGTGCGGGATGTCGCGGGCATGCTCCGCTCGTTCGACTACGTCGCGGGCGCGACCGAACTCGTCCACCCCGAACGCGCGACCGAGGCGCGTGCGTGGGCCGCCTCGGCGCGGCAGGCGTTCATCGACGGATATGTCGAGGCCTCGGGCACCGATCTCGGGAAGTACCGCGATCTGCTCGCCGCGTTCGAGCTCGACAAGGCCGTGTACGAGGCGATCTACGAGACCCGCAACCGCCCCGACTGGGCGCCCATCCCGCTGCGCGCCATCGAGCAGCTGCTCGCGGCCGGGCCGCTGCAGGCGTCGGCACCGAGCGGCGGCTGA
- a CDS encoding MFS transporter, with product MTTPAPLPLAPTWRLWLLWSVGVAAYVLSVTNRSSLSAVGVDAAVRFDADASTLSMFAVIQLAVYGAMQIPVGLLLDRFGARPIIAAGMALMAVGQLALAFAPDVAWAIGARMLLGAGDAAVFPSVLRVIAVWFPERQAPFMVQLTGLVGQSGQIIAVLPLAALLHATSWTVAFGSLAGLGALFTVLTFAVIRNRPPGRTADVSVDTRTGAMHVVRSSADLRQGFRESWAHPGTRLAFWSHFTTPFSGTAFVLLWGFPFLTVGEGLTPAMASLLFTVYVVFGLLVGPVIGALSSRHPQRRSRLLVLPVIGIQAAAWLAVILWPGPAPLWLLFVLAFAMSTGGPGSMIGFDHARTFNPSHRLSTATGITNVGGFLAALLAILLIGIAMDAQGAGTPDTYTLEAFRLAFLTQVPLWLIGSLFIVIERKRTRVHIGLDEPRTRRRDRGIDGLA from the coding sequence GTGACGACCCCGGCCCCCCTCCCCCTCGCCCCGACCTGGCGGCTGTGGCTGCTGTGGAGCGTGGGGGTCGCGGCGTACGTGCTCTCGGTCACGAACCGGTCGTCGCTGTCGGCGGTGGGGGTCGACGCGGCCGTGCGGTTCGACGCGGATGCGTCGACGCTCTCGATGTTCGCGGTGATCCAGCTCGCGGTGTACGGCGCGATGCAGATCCCCGTGGGCCTGCTCCTCGACCGGTTCGGGGCGCGGCCGATCATCGCCGCGGGCATGGCGCTCATGGCGGTGGGTCAGCTCGCGCTGGCGTTCGCCCCGGATGTCGCGTGGGCGATCGGCGCGCGCATGCTGCTCGGCGCGGGCGACGCCGCCGTGTTCCCGAGCGTGCTGCGCGTGATCGCGGTGTGGTTCCCCGAGCGGCAGGCGCCCTTCATGGTGCAGCTGACGGGACTCGTCGGCCAGTCGGGCCAGATCATCGCGGTGCTGCCGCTCGCGGCGCTGCTGCACGCGACGAGCTGGACGGTCGCGTTCGGATCGCTCGCGGGCCTCGGGGCGCTGTTCACCGTGCTCACGTTCGCCGTGATCCGCAACCGCCCGCCGGGGCGCACAGCCGACGTGTCGGTCGACACGAGGACCGGCGCGATGCACGTCGTACGGTCGTCGGCCGACCTGCGGCAGGGGTTCCGCGAGTCGTGGGCGCACCCGGGCACGCGGCTGGCGTTCTGGTCGCACTTCACGACGCCGTTCTCGGGCACCGCGTTCGTGCTGCTCTGGGGCTTCCCGTTCCTCACCGTCGGCGAGGGGCTCACGCCCGCGATGGCGTCGCTGCTCTTCACGGTGTACGTGGTGTTCGGCCTCCTCGTGGGGCCGGTCATCGGCGCGCTCTCGAGCCGCCATCCGCAGCGCCGTTCGCGGCTGCTCGTGCTGCCGGTCATCGGCATCCAGGCGGCGGCGTGGCTCGCGGTCATCTTGTGGCCGGGCCCGGCACCGCTCTGGCTGCTGTTCGTGCTCGCGTTCGCGATGAGCACCGGCGGGCCGGGCTCGATGATCGGGTTCGACCACGCGCGCACGTTCAACCCGAGCCACCGCCTGAGCACGGCGACGGGCATCACGAACGTCGGCGGGTTCCTCGCGGCGCTCCTCGCGATCCTCCTGATCGGCATCGCGATGGACGCGCAGGGCGCCGGCACGCCCGACACCTACACGCTCGAGGCGTTCCGACTGGCGTTCCTCACGCAGGTGCCGCTGTGGCTGATCGGCAGCCTCTTCATCGTGATCGAGCGCAAGCGCACGCGCGTGCACATCGGCCTCGACGAGCCGCGCACGCGCCGCCGCGACCGCGGGATCGACGGGCTCGCCTGA